CATTTCTTTCTAGACATCTTCTGCAGGGCATGGAAGTGGTTGATACCAACCCGCAATCCATCTCTGTCCCAGGTAAGAATACATGAATGTTACATTTGTAAAGTTTATAAGAACATAATCAAGATGAACTCCGATGATTACATATGAAACAACAAAAGGATGCAATATCTAAACATCCAAACAAGTTTGTTAGTACTTACATCGTTCCTGCCACGCGAGTACTGACATGAGTCATGTTGGCTGGGATAAGTTTTGCAAGaccaaaatctgaaattttgGGAGTCAAGTCTTTGTCAAGGAGTATATTGCTAGCTTTTATATCTCGATGAACAATATGGGGCTGCACTTCCTCATGAAGAAAGGCAAGCCCCTGCGCAACTCCAATGCCAATTCTAGTTCGTGTTCGCCAATTAAACTGCATACCACTGTGACCTCCACCTGCAAGCCAAAGTGTTAACTCATTGTAGTCAAACTGTTTCAACAGAACTTCAATCGCAAAGAATGTTACTCAACATCATTGGATATGATGATAACGTTTGAATGCCAAAATGAAAATGTCACATTTGAGCGTTATGGCAATCCAATGGACTAAGAAGTAAGAATGCGTTCACAAATTAGGAAGGATTTTGTCAGCCTTATGGTAATCCATAATCCACTAATCCGGAAACAACTTTTCTAACAAAAATGACAGTATCTTTTTCTCCATTGTATggataaattttcaaaagcttCGTATGCTCACTCAAAATGGAAACAGCTTTGAAAAGGATCTTAGAGTGTCTAGGGTTGGGCCTAGATCTTCTCACAGGAGTTCTTTCACAAAGACTTGCCATGGTAAGGAAAAAGGGGGGAACAAGCACACTTGGAGAGCACAGTACAACAGAGAGTTGTATGCTGCGTTTGGGAAGGATGAATCGCTCCCAAGTAACAACTATTATAGCTTTTAAGCAGCTTTTCTATAAGGTTTTCATTCCTCCATGGTACCAAGCAAACAGCCTCAATAATATTCAAGAACTTCAAAAGTCATGAATAAATTAATGGAATTACCGAGAAGAGTTTGAGCAAGGCTATTATTCTCAAGGTAGTTGTAGACCAGAATCCTATGATCTCCTTCCGCACAACAGCCATAAAGCTTGACTAAGTTTTCGTGCTCTATATCTGCAATCACTTTAATCTCTGTCAAGAATTCCCTTACTCCTTGTTTTGATTGAGCTGAAAGAACCTTTATGGCAGCAATATTCCCATTTTTAAGCCTCCCctacaagttatttttatttaaattaaacgTTAGTCTAATGACGCAATACACAAATTTACCATGGTCTGATAACATGTTCTATGTTCAATTACCTTATATACGGAACCAAAACCACCCTCcccaactttattggaaggacAGAAATCATCGGTGGCAATTCTTAGCTCTTTATATGTGAAGACATTGAGATTGTGGACGCCTGAAAGCTCTGCTCATGACAAAATATAAGGATCTTTAGATACTCACATAATTAAGACTAAGGTGAATATTTCCTAGAGAGTATTTCTAAAACATAAACAGgtcatttaagaaaaaaaaaaaaagcatatgaaaaaagagaaaactgCATCTGCTATcagttcaaatattttttgaacttCATCTTAAgaaatataattcaaaaaattatgtccATCGGTAACAGCTAAGAGTCTACCTTCATCAAATTCTGTAGATCGTTTTGTTGATGATCCGTCCCTCCTACCGAATAAACAAGAGAAACAAGTCATGACTGCGCGATATATATACCAGTGACCTGTTTTCCCCACCCCACTATCTGTAAATGCTTCAGATTAAACCAATATCAAAACCTGCCAAACTGAATCATAAACTTACATGTTATCCAAGAAGAAAACTCCACCTAATGAAAACATTAAAACCTTCAAAAATGGATTTCAAATTCTTAGAATACCTTTGGTTGCCGAAAAGCTTATCGGAAATTCAATGTAAATGTTTGTGATTTTGCATGTGCTTAATTTTCTTCGTTTCTCAGTTGGAGTTTCTCTTTTGATAGTGACACAAATTTTAAGTACGTTTATTCCTGATTCCAATAACAACACAAAACTCCCATAACTGGCTCATTTTTAGGGTAGAATTTGGGGTACATAAACTCCTCTAATTCCCTACTTTAAAGATTCTATTCAATAGTAACAAAAAGAAGTCTAAGCAAACCAActggggctagctcagttggctAGAACTCCTGCATCTCACTAGCaggtcaggagttcgagtcttccCACTTACGTGTGGGAACTCTTTCCTTTGTatttggggaaaatgacggcccagga
The sequence above is drawn from the Rhododendron vialii isolate Sample 1 chromosome 6a, ASM3025357v1 genome and encodes:
- the LOC131329725 gene encoding cold-responsive protein kinase 1, with protein sequence MTCFSCLFGRRDGSSTKRSTEFDEELSGVHNLNVFTYKELRIATDDFCPSNKVGEGGFGSVYKGRLKNGNIAAIKVLSAQSKQGVREFLTEIKVIADIEHENLVKLYGCCAEGDHRILVYNYLENNSLAQTLLGGGHSGMQFNWRTRTRIGIGVAQGLAFLHEEVQPHIVHRDIKASNILLDKDLTPKISDFGLAKLIPANMTHVSTRVAGTIGYLAPEYAIRGQLTRKADVYSFGVLLVEIVTGRCNTDNRLPIAEQYLLERTWELYERRELVGLVDTSLNGEFDAEVACRFLKIGLLCTQDAPNLRPSMSTVVKMLTGEIDIEGKEITKPALISDFMDLKVKTTPKAKPDKTNSSYIDSSSSGNLENSLLSSGMTSVPTMTFTAIYDRSI